A DNA window from Thermosynechococcaceae cyanobacterium Okahandja contains the following coding sequences:
- the fabG gene encoding 3-oxoacyl-ACP reductase FabG, whose translation MSGLGHRSVLVTGGTGGLGQGVVPVLLAQGYTLTIPYIDAAGREQLEQQLAAAELANVRFVAADLNNESEVAALINRMPQLDAVVHLVGGFSMGATANVPLGDWQHSFRLNVETTFLVCKHALKRLQPQRYGRIVTIGSRGAVEPTAELAAYCAAKAAVVAFTRAIAAETRGMNITANVILPSIIDTPGNRAAMGADQAALWVPPAAIGQLIAFLISEAAAAISGAVIPIYGNA comes from the coding sequence ATGAGCGGGCTAGGCCATCGATCTGTCCTAGTAACGGGGGGCACCGGCGGCCTTGGGCAGGGGGTTGTGCCCGTCCTCTTGGCTCAGGGCTATACCCTCACTATTCCCTACATTGATGCGGCGGGGCGGGAGCAACTGGAGCAACAACTGGCAGCAGCCGAGTTAGCGAATGTCCGGTTTGTGGCGGCTGACCTGAACAACGAAAGTGAAGTGGCGGCGCTGATTAACCGGATGCCCCAACTCGATGCGGTGGTGCATTTGGTGGGGGGCTTTAGTATGGGCGCAACGGCAAACGTTCCCCTAGGGGATTGGCAGCACAGCTTTCGCCTCAATGTTGAAACAACGTTCTTGGTCTGTAAGCACGCCCTCAAGCGGCTACAGCCCCAGCGCTACGGTCGGATTGTCACTATTGGTTCCCGGGGGGCAGTGGAACCCACGGCTGAATTGGCCGCCTACTGTGCCGCCAAAGCGGCGGTTGTGGCCTTTACGCGGGCGATCGCCGCTGAAACCCGGGGCATGAATATTACCGCCAATGTGATTCTCCCCAGTATTATTGACACCCCCGGTAACCGAGCCGCCATGGGGGCTGACCAAGCGGCCCTGTGGGTACCGCCTGCGGCCATTGGCCAACTGATTGCCTTTCTCATCTCTGAGGCGGCGGCAGCCATCAGTGGTGCAGTGATCCCCATCTATGGCAACGCCTAG